In Nitrosophilus labii, the following proteins share a genomic window:
- the purB gene encoding adenylosuccinate lyase, translated as MVERYARKEMAEKWTMQAKYQAWLDVEIAAVKAWHKLGLVPKEDMEKIVKNAKFDIKRIEEIEKETKHDVIAFLTSVAESLGEESRWVHYGMTSSDTIDTAVALQMRESLKLIIEDVKMVMETIKKRAYEHKMTLMVGRSHGIHGEPITFGLVLAIWYDEFKRHLKNLEETLEVINVGKASGAMGNFAHAPIELEEYVCEELGLKPVPASNQVVQRDRYARLFTTMALVASTIEKIAVNIRHFQRTEVYEAEEYFSKGQKGSSAMPHKRNPVLSENLTGLARQIRSMAIPALENVVLWHERDISHSSVERFILPDGFITLDFALHRLNNVLANLVVYPKNMMKNLNLTGGLVFSQRVLLELPKKGVSREDAYKIVQRNAMKVWEEIQEGHPPLNEKGESLFLQYLLEDKELREKMSDDEIRECFDYSYYTKNVDKIFDRVFK; from the coding sequence ATGGTAGAGAGATATGCACGCAAAGAGATGGCTGAAAAATGGACTATGCAGGCTAAATATCAAGCATGGCTTGATGTGGAGATAGCAGCAGTTAAAGCTTGGCATAAACTGGGACTGGTTCCAAAAGAGGATATGGAAAAGATTGTTAAAAATGCTAAATTCGATATAAAAAGAATAGAAGAGATCGAAAAAGAGACAAAACATGATGTTATTGCCTTTTTAACAAGTGTGGCGGAATCTTTGGGAGAAGAGTCTAGATGGGTTCATTACGGCATGACAAGTTCTGATACTATCGATACCGCTGTGGCGCTGCAGATGAGAGAGAGTTTGAAACTTATCATCGAAGATGTAAAAATGGTTATGGAAACTATCAAAAAAAGAGCTTATGAACACAAAATGACTTTGATGGTAGGTAGAAGCCATGGAATACATGGCGAGCCTATAACATTTGGTCTGGTTTTGGCTATATGGTATGATGAGTTCAAGAGACATCTTAAAAACCTTGAAGAGACTTTAGAAGTAATAAACGTAGGTAAGGCTAGTGGGGCTATGGGAAATTTTGCTCATGCTCCTATTGAGCTTGAAGAGTATGTATGTGAAGAGCTCGGGTTAAAACCTGTTCCTGCTTCAAACCAAGTAGTTCAAAGAGACAGATATGCAAGACTTTTTACGACTATGGCTCTTGTTGCTTCTACTATAGAGAAGATAGCTGTAAATATCAGACATTTTCAAAGAACGGAAGTTTATGAAGCCGAAGAGTATTTTAGCAAGGGGCAAAAAGGAAGTTCGGCAATGCCTCATAAAAGAAACCCGGTTCTTAGCGAAAACTTAACAGGTCTTGCAAGACAGATTAGAAGTATGGCTATTCCTGCTTTAGAGAATGTAGTTTTATGGCATGAAAGAGATATCAGCCACTCTAGTGTAGAGAGATTTATACTGCCTGATGGATTTATAACTTTGGATTTTGCTCTTCACAGACTAAATAATGTATTGGCTAATCTTGTAGTCTATCCAAAAAATATGATGAAAAATCTAAATCTAACCGGAGGGCTGGTTTTTAGCCAAAGGGTACTTTTGGAGCTTCCTAAAAAAGGTGTGAGTAGAGAAGACGCTTATAAGATAGTTCAAAGAAATGCTATGAAAGTTTGGGAAGAGATCCAAGAAGGGCATCCTCCTTTGAATGAAAAGGGAGAAAGTCTGTTTTTACAATATCTTTTAGAAGATAAAGAGTTAAGAGAGAAGATGAGTGATGATGAGATAAGAGAGTGTTTTGACTATAGTTACTATACAAAAAATGTGGATAAGATTTTTGATAGGGTCTTTAAATAG
- a CDS encoding ribonucleoside-diphosphate reductase subunit alpha yields MLTVIKRNGRIEPLDISKIQKYTSAAVAGLEGVSQSELEVDAKIQFRDRITTEEIQQTLIRTAVDKIDVDRPNWTFVAARLFLYDLYHKVSGFTGYIHLKEYFEKGEKEGRIVPGLKDKYDLDDLNGYIKPERDLQFTYLGIKTLYDRYLLKDRNNNPIELPQHMFMAVAMFLAQNELDSQTWAKKFYDILSKFEVMAATPTLSNARTPRHQLSSCYIGSTPDNIEGIFDSYKEMALLSKYGGGIGWDWTKVRGMGSYIDGHKNAAGGIVPFLKITNDIAIAVDQLGTRKGAIAVYIEPWHIDVLDFLDLKKNSGEERRRAHDLFPALWINDLFMKRVEEDGIWTLFDPYETQDLAELWGEEFERKYLEYEKREDIIKEKIKAKELWKKILLSYFETGSPFLCFKDNANRCNPNSHIGIIRSSNLCTEIFQNTDPNYYKIRVKFEDGSVNLYDENEEVEVDGGIVKKAKKITALDSIDGKKVFIVEKEKIDGATAVCNLASVNLSKVNTKEDIERVVPIAIRMLDNVIDLNFYPLEKVKRTNLRTRAIGLGVMGEAQMLAEHKIEWGSDEHFHKIDEIMEAISYNAIKASSNLALEKGKYPEFEGSSWSKGIMPIDKANKEAKKLTPNRGGLFGYNYDWNALREKVKRDGMRNGYLMAIAPTSSISILTGTTQTIEPVYKRKWFEENLSGLIPVVVPNLSPETWAYYTPAYDLDQKILIKAAAVRQKWIDQGQSTNIFIRLDKASGRYLHEIYTLAWKLGLKSTYYLRSQSPEVASDVADRSMECMGCQ; encoded by the coding sequence ATGTTAACAGTAATCAAAAGAAATGGCAGAATTGAGCCTCTTGATATATCTAAGATCCAAAAATATACCTCTGCAGCCGTAGCCGGTTTAGAGGGTGTAAGTCAAAGCGAATTGGAGGTTGACGCCAAGATTCAGTTTAGAGACAGAATCACTACAGAAGAGATACAACAGACTCTGATAAGAACAGCTGTAGATAAGATAGATGTTGACAGACCCAACTGGACATTTGTAGCAGCTCGTCTCTTTTTGTATGATCTTTATCATAAAGTGAGTGGATTTACAGGATATATCCATTTAAAAGAATATTTTGAAAAGGGTGAAAAAGAGGGAAGAATTGTTCCGGGATTAAAAGATAAATATGATCTTGATGATTTAAACGGCTATATAAAACCTGAAAGGGATCTTCAGTTTACATATCTAGGTATTAAGACTTTGTATGATAGATATCTTTTGAAAGATAGAAACAACAATCCTATAGAGCTTCCGCAGCATATGTTTATGGCGGTGGCAATGTTTTTGGCACAAAATGAGTTAGATTCTCAAACTTGGGCAAAAAAGTTTTATGATATTTTGTCAAAATTTGAAGTAATGGCGGCGACACCGACTTTGTCAAACGCTAGAACTCCTAGACACCAGCTTAGCAGCTGTTATATAGGAAGCACTCCCGATAATATAGAGGGTATTTTCGATAGTTACAAAGAGATGGCTCTTCTTAGTAAATATGGAGGTGGAATAGGCTGGGATTGGACAAAAGTTAGAGGTATGGGAAGCTATATAGACGGACACAAAAATGCAGCCGGAGGAATAGTCCCGTTTTTGAAAATTACAAACGATATAGCAATTGCTGTTGATCAGTTAGGAACTAGAAAAGGGGCAATAGCTGTATATATAGAACCTTGGCACATAGATGTTTTGGATTTTTTAGACCTCAAAAAAAACAGTGGCGAAGAGAGAAGAAGAGCGCATGACCTTTTCCCAGCTCTTTGGATAAACGATCTGTTTATGAAGAGGGTGGAAGAGGACGGAATATGGACGCTTTTTGACCCTTATGAGACGCAAGATCTTGCGGAACTTTGGGGAGAGGAGTTTGAAAGAAAATATCTTGAATACGAAAAAAGAGAGGATATAATAAAGGAGAAGATTAAAGCAAAAGAACTTTGGAAAAAGATACTTTTAAGCTATTTTGAAACAGGAAGCCCATTTCTTTGCTTTAAAGATAACGCCAACAGATGCAATCCAAACTCACATATCGGAATCATAAGAAGTAGCAATCTTTGTACGGAGATATTTCAAAACACAGATCCTAATTACTATAAAATAAGAGTTAAGTTTGAAGATGGGAGTGTTAATCTATATGATGAAAATGAGGAAGTTGAAGTTGACGGGGGTATAGTCAAAAAAGCAAAAAAGATAACTGCACTAGACAGCATAGATGGCAAAAAAGTTTTCATAGTAGAAAAAGAGAAGATAGATGGGGCTACTGCCGTATGTAATCTTGCTAGTGTTAATCTTAGCAAAGTAAATACAAAAGAGGATATTGAAAGGGTAGTACCTATCGCTATAAGAATGTTAGATAATGTAATAGATCTAAATTTTTATCCACTTGAGAAAGTAAAACGCACAAATCTAAGAACAAGAGCTATAGGACTTGGCGTTATGGGGGAAGCCCAGATGTTAGCCGAGCATAAAATAGAGTGGGGGAGTGATGAACATTTTCATAAGATTGACGAGATAATGGAGGCGATCAGCTACAATGCCATAAAAGCCTCTTCAAATCTTGCTTTGGAGAAAGGAAAATATCCAGAATTTGAAGGCTCGAGCTGGAGCAAAGGTATTATGCCTATAGACAAGGCTAATAAAGAAGCAAAAAAACTTACACCAAATCGTGGCGGACTCTTTGGGTATAATTATGATTGGAACGCTTTGAGGGAAAAAGTTAAAAGAGATGGGATGAGAAACGGCTATCTTATGGCTATAGCTCCTACAAGCTCTATTTCTATTTTAACAGGTACTACACAAACGATAGAGCCGGTCTATAAAAGAAAATGGTTTGAAGAAAATCTCTCTGGTCTTATTCCTGTAGTAGTACCAAACCTATCTCCTGAGACATGGGCATACTATACTCCGGCTTACGATCTTGACCAAAAAATTTTAATAAAAGCCGCAGCTGTTAGACAAAAGTGGATAGATCAAGGCCAAAGTACAAATATCTTTATAAGATTGGATAAAGCCAGCGGCAGATATCTACACGAAATCTATACACTTGCATGGAAACTAGGACTCAAATCTACATATTATCTAAGAAGCCAGTCACCTGAAGTTGCAAGCGATGTGGCAGATAGAAGTATGGAGTGTATGGGGTGTCAGTAA
- a CDS encoding DUF779 domain-containing protein, with the protein MAYKRVEATEAAKKVIDQLRQEHGELVFHMSGGCCDGSAPMCFPKDEFRVGARDIKIGDIHGCDFYMSEDLFEYSKHTHTTIDVTEGRGSSFSLEIPLGIRFIAISRLYTPEEEADLEPIEYPE; encoded by the coding sequence ATGGCTTACAAAAGAGTAGAAGCCACAGAAGCAGCAAAAAAAGTTATCGACCAGCTTCGTCAGGAACATGGCGAGCTGGTTTTCCATATGAGTGGTGGTTGCTGTGACGGTTCGGCTCCAATGTGCTTTCCAAAAGATGAATTTCGTGTTGGTGCTAGAGATATAAAAATTGGCGATATCCATGGTTGCGATTTTTATATGTCAGAAGACCTTTTTGAGTATTCCAAACATACTCACACCACTATAGACGTTACTGAAGGAAGAGGTTCAAGCTTTTCATTGGAAATCCCCTTGGGAATACGCTTCATTGCCATCTCTAGACTCTACACACCTGAGGAGGAAGCAGATCTTGAACCTATAGAGTATCCCGAATAG
- a CDS encoding aldehyde dehydrogenase family protein, whose amino-acid sequence MAYARPQFKEKYDNYIGGKWVPPIDGVYFDDISPVDNKPIAKVAKSNRKDIDMAVKAAWEAFENHWKYVSVAERNAILNKIADTMEENLEMLAVVETWDNGKPIRETLNADLPLAIDHFRYFASVIRAEAGSITDLDTNTVSMEIHEPYGVVGQIIPWNFPLLMAAWKLAPALAAGNCVVLKPAEQTPVSVIVMMELIQDIVPAGVINIVNGFGPEAGKPLATHPDIKKIGFTGETTTGRLIMQYASENIIPVTLELGGKSPNIFFESVMAEDDEFLDKAIEGLVLFAFNQGEVCTCPSRALIQESIYDKFMEKALKRIEAIKMGDPLDPSTMMGAQASKDQFEKIMNYIDIGKQEGAELLIGGEKFDNPVHPDGYYIKPTVFKGHNKMRIFQEEIFGPVLSVTTFKDEEEALEIANDTIYGLGSGVWSRDMHQVHKMARGIQVGRVWVNCYHLYPAHASFGGYKKSGIGRETHMMMLNLYRHTKNILTSYDKKPLGFF is encoded by the coding sequence ATGGCCTATGCACGTCCTCAATTTAAGGAAAAGTATGATAACTACATTGGTGGTAAATGGGTTCCGCCCATTGATGGCGTATATTTTGACGATATCTCTCCCGTAGATAACAAACCAATAGCCAAAGTAGCTAAGTCTAACAGAAAAGATATCGATATGGCTGTCAAAGCTGCCTGGGAAGCATTTGAAAATCACTGGAAATATGTCTCTGTAGCTGAAAGAAATGCTATTTTAAATAAAATAGCCGATACAATGGAAGAGAACCTGGAAATGTTGGCAGTAGTTGAAACCTGGGACAACGGTAAACCTATCAGAGAGACCCTTAATGCCGATTTGCCGTTAGCAATTGATCACTTTCGATATTTCGCTTCTGTTATTCGGGCAGAAGCAGGAAGCATTACCGATTTAGATACAAATACGGTTTCTATGGAAATCCATGAACCATATGGAGTAGTAGGTCAAATCATTCCTTGGAATTTTCCTTTGCTTATGGCCGCGTGGAAACTTGCTCCAGCACTGGCAGCTGGTAACTGTGTAGTACTTAAACCAGCTGAACAAACTCCTGTTTCAGTAATAGTAATGATGGAACTTATCCAAGATATAGTTCCGGCTGGCGTTATAAACATAGTCAACGGTTTTGGACCAGAAGCAGGAAAACCTCTTGCAACACATCCTGATATAAAAAAGATTGGTTTTACTGGAGAGACAACTACTGGAAGACTCATTATGCAATACGCTTCCGAAAATATCATACCTGTAACTTTGGAACTTGGAGGTAAATCACCAAATATCTTTTTTGAGAGCGTAATGGCTGAAGATGACGAGTTTTTGGATAAAGCTATAGAAGGATTGGTACTTTTTGCATTCAACCAAGGCGAGGTATGCACATGTCCTTCAAGAGCTCTTATTCAAGAGAGCATCTACGACAAATTTATGGAAAAGGCACTAAAAAGAATTGAGGCAATCAAGATGGGCGACCCACTTGATCCATCAACAATGATGGGAGCACAGGCTTCTAAAGATCAGTTTGAAAAGATTATGAACTATATCGACATCGGCAAACAAGAAGGAGCTGAACTTCTAATCGGTGGAGAGAAATTTGATAATCCAGTACATCCTGATGGCTACTATATAAAACCAACCGTCTTTAAAGGTCACAACAAGATGAGAATCTTCCAGGAAGAGATTTTTGGACCTGTACTAAGTGTTACTACTTTCAAAGATGAAGAAGAAGCTCTTGAAATCGCTAACGATACCATCTATGGTTTAGGTTCCGGTGTTTGGTCAAGAGATATGCATCAAGTACATAAAATGGCACGAGGTATCCAGGTTGGTCGCGTATGGGTCAATTGTTACCATCTATATCCAGCACATGCATCCTTTGGAGGATATAAAAAATCGGGTATTGGACGAGAAACCCATATGATGATGCTCAATCTCTACCGTCACACCAAAAACATTCTCACATCCTATGACAAAAAACCATTAGGATTCTTCTAA
- a CDS encoding EAL domain-containing protein has product MNEDKTKERLEDLVEQIDLQSLQIPTIIQNISSVKQVKNLYKKNIELVEMLLLKKEVNDKLFNDLEEIGKVLKSNYHISLTDLGLIIEAFKKALVTAIQNRIINLDEVEVIARIERAEKAIVKGFFYALMIETIEHIHQLNFLYSDIFEVHYDWLLEVKKYFLNKKESIYLVDMSACGFTKWLTSLEAEILMFAAEKERYLFNSQIIIAHKNLHLEANYIVDFLIKEDYFRAVESLKNFFNNYLLLEKLISDLLVLYEKNSYNIFIEFMLERSYWEKNLVCYFVINLHIPKLVTLLKNNLIEKISVEMKKYLKKEGLDFYIFIQDELHLLIRKPKNLTYEYLDKMIKNCIDKILDKYALLALKEEIMIYSIRLDDLKNREINYFKEILIALKKRKSSENFIIVGDNLLENLNKEVDENLKKLSIIKNTIKNFKIELFAQKIVNNKNKVFCLEILSKLPINGTYLSAVDFIDIISEHNLTLEFDLLLTRKIREYFFILSKFTDKVSINIYSSSVSEAIFINELIESYNQAKELGIELIVEITEYTIVEDLEILAKLNRENGIRFAVDDFGSGFSNIKTLIELASKKLLSFVKIDGSLIADIEICSKKRNVLKQLIKFIDIMGLNPIVAEFVDSKEKVEILKSMSDKIVYQGFYFSIPKKIEELGKL; this is encoded by the coding sequence ATGAATGAGGACAAAACAAAAGAGAGATTGGAAGATCTTGTTGAGCAGATAGATTTACAATCTTTACAAATTCCTACGATAATACAAAATATATCATCGGTAAAACAGGTTAAGAATCTTTACAAAAAAAATATTGAGCTTGTTGAAATGCTTCTTTTGAAAAAAGAAGTAAATGATAAATTATTTAATGATTTAGAAGAGATAGGAAAAGTTTTAAAAAGCAATTATCATATATCATTAACAGATTTAGGTTTAATTATTGAAGCTTTTAAGAAAGCCTTAGTAACGGCAATACAAAACAGGATTATAAATCTTGATGAAGTAGAGGTAATAGCAAGGATTGAAAGGGCAGAAAAGGCTATAGTAAAAGGATTTTTTTATGCTTTGATGATTGAGACAATAGAACATATTCACCAATTAAACTTTTTATATAGCGATATTTTTGAAGTTCACTACGATTGGCTTCTTGAAGTAAAAAAATATTTTTTAAATAAAAAAGAATCAATATATCTTGTTGATATGTCTGCCTGTGGTTTTACCAAATGGCTTACTAGTTTAGAAGCTGAAATTTTGATGTTTGCTGCGGAAAAAGAGAGGTATTTGTTTAATAGTCAAATAATTATAGCCCACAAAAATTTACATTTAGAAGCAAATTATATAGTTGATTTTTTAATAAAAGAAGATTATTTTAGAGCCGTTGAAAGCTTGAAAAACTTTTTTAACAACTATTTGCTATTAGAAAAACTAATATCTGATCTGTTGGTTCTTTATGAGAAAAACAGTTACAATATTTTTATAGAGTTTATGCTAGAAAGAAGTTATTGGGAGAAAAATCTTGTATGCTATTTTGTTATAAATCTGCATATACCAAAGCTTGTAACGTTATTGAAAAATAATCTAATTGAGAAAATTTCAGTAGAGATGAAAAAATATTTAAAAAAAGAGGGGCTAGATTTTTATATATTTATTCAAGACGAGCTGCATCTACTGATTAGAAAACCAAAAAACTTAACATATGAGTATCTTGATAAAATGATAAAAAATTGTATAGATAAAATTTTAGATAAATATGCTTTATTGGCCTTAAAAGAAGAGATAATGATATATTCCATAAGGCTGGATGATTTAAAAAATAGGGAAATAAACTATTTTAAAGAGATTTTGATAGCACTAAAAAAGAGAAAAAGTAGTGAAAACTTTATAATTGTTGGTGATAATCTGTTAGAAAATTTAAATAAAGAGGTAGATGAAAACTTGAAAAAATTATCTATTATAAAAAACACTATTAAAAATTTTAAAATAGAACTTTTTGCTCAAAAAATAGTAAATAACAAAAATAAAGTTTTTTGTCTAGAGATTCTCTCTAAGCTCCCTATAAATGGCACTTATTTAAGCGCTGTAGATTTTATTGACATAATATCAGAACATAATCTTACATTGGAATTTGATCTATTATTAACTAGAAAAATAAGAGAATATTTTTTTATTTTGTCCAAATTTACCGATAAGGTTAGTATAAACATATATTCATCATCTGTTAGTGAGGCAATTTTTATTAATGAATTGATTGAGAGTTATAATCAGGCCAAAGAACTTGGAATTGAGTTGATAGTCGAGATTACAGAGTATACAATAGTTGAAGATTTAGAGATATTAGCAAAATTAAATAGGGAAAATGGGATAAGGTTTGCTGTTGACGATTTTGGAAGTGGATTTTCAAACATTAAAACCCTTATCGAGCTGGCATCTAAAAAGTTATTGAGTTTTGTTAAAATTGATGGTAGCCTAATAGCCGATATTGAAATATGCAGCAAAAAAAGAAATGTTTTGAAACAACTTATTAAATTTATTGATATAATGGGATTAAACCCTATAGTGGCAGAATTTGTAGATAGTAAGGAAAAGGTAGAAATACTTAAGAGCATGAGTGATAAAATAGTATATCAAGGATTCTATTTTTCTATACCAAAAAAAATTGAAGAGTTGGGAAAGTTATGA
- the msrB gene encoding peptide-methionine (R)-S-oxide reductase MsrB, translated as MRCKKKLTDFEYYVMFEKGTEPPFAGELLNEKREGIFVCKCCETSLFSSSAKFDSGTGWPSFFEPISKNSIKEELDTSHGMIRTEVKCAKCDAHLGHVFTDGPSPTNLRYCINSVCLEFRAIKN; from the coding sequence ATGAGATGTAAAAAAAAGTTAACAGATTTTGAATATTATGTTATGTTTGAAAAAGGAACGGAACCTCCATTTGCTGGAGAACTTTTAAATGAAAAAAGAGAAGGTATATTTGTTTGTAAATGCTGTGAAACATCACTTTTTTCATCTAGTGCCAAATTTGACAGTGGTACAGGATGGCCAAGTTTTTTTGAGCCGATATCAAAAAACTCAATAAAAGAGGAGTTAGATACCTCACATGGAATGATAAGAACAGAGGTCAAATGTGCAAAATGTGACGCGCATCTTGGACATGTTTTTACTGATGGTCCATCTCCAACAAATCTTAGATACTGCATAAATTCTGTTTGCTTAGAGTTTAGAGCTATTAAAAATTAA
- a CDS encoding DUF6858 family protein, whose protein sequence is MKKIEFMDKYPVYLLELNKNKTKFKNMEEILGYIKGCIENHKVAAYIGVFDHLSHTKSLEEAIYDKNIIEAKNIIFCFGKQLPKPEVLSVRPRSIGICEYEDRFVISFIEAPNPEGNASMIEWVEGIKNR, encoded by the coding sequence ATGAAAAAGATAGAATTTATGGATAAATATCCTGTGTATCTGTTAGAGCTTAATAAAAACAAAACTAAGTTTAAAAACATGGAGGAGATTTTAGGATATATAAAAGGATGTATAGAAAACCACAAAGTAGCAGCTTATATAGGAGTATTTGATCATTTGTCTCATACAAAAAGTTTAGAAGAAGCCATATATGATAAAAATATAATTGAGGCTAAAAATATAATTTTCTGTTTCGGCAAGCAACTGCCGAAGCCGGAAGTTTTGAGTGTTAGGCCAAGAAGTATAGGCATTTGCGAATATGAAGATAGATTTGTAATATCTTTTATAGAGGCTCCAAATCCTGAAGGAAACGCTTCTATGATTGAGTGGGTAGAAGGTATAAAAAATAGATAA
- a CDS encoding LOG family protein → MKFVTTFGASKADKNSKEYKEGIKLGLFLSKAGYIVKCGGYQGLMEAVSIGVHKAGGECIGVTIEKFDQLRPKNPYLTKKIICKTLYERLEKLIEDSRLFVAQSGSIGTMNEVFMILALKYSGFKPDIRICLIGKMYKEMTKCSFIDKNFVKNVEIYENVDEFIKKSNI, encoded by the coding sequence TTGAAATTTGTTACTACATTTGGTGCATCTAAAGCAGATAAAAACTCTAAAGAGTACAAAGAAGGTATAAAACTTGGACTATTTTTGTCCAAGGCGGGATATATAGTCAAATGTGGTGGATATCAAGGACTCATGGAGGCAGTAAGTATAGGTGTACATAAAGCAGGAGGAGAATGTATAGGAGTTACTATAGAGAAATTTGACCAACTAAGACCCAAAAACCCTTATCTTACAAAAAAGATTATATGTAAAACATTGTACGAAAGATTGGAAAAGCTGATAGAAGATAGCAGACTCTTCGTAGCTCAATCTGGAAGCATTGGAACTATGAACGAAGTTTTTATGATTTTGGCATTAAAATATAGCGGTTTTAAACCGGATATCAGAATATGTTTGATAGGAAAAATGTATAAAGAGATGACAAAATGCTCCTTTATTGATAAAAATTTTGTTAAAAATGTAGAGATTTATGAAAATGTAGATGAATTTATAAAAAAAAGTAACATATAG
- a CDS encoding ribonucleotide-diphosphate reductase subunit beta has protein sequence MVYSRKKIYNPNSNESVNERKIFGGDPTGIFELNKIKYQWAYNLWEMMLANTWFPKEVDMTGDARDYKLLTDAEKLAYDKVLAQLIFMDSLQTNNLIDNINPYITAPEINLILVRQAFEEALHSQSYAVMVDSISQNTDEIYELWREDLKLKQKNDYIAEVYEELAQNPSDENIVKAMFANQILEGIYFYSGFTYMYTLARSGKMLGSAQMIRFIQRDEVTHLLIFQNMINTVKKERPELFTKKLIDDVYKMFEGAVELESSWGKYITQGQILGLTDELIEQYIKYLADDRLQRVGLDPMYNVEHPIKWVDDFSKFNEQKTNFFEGNVTNYSKGSLSFDDF, from the coding sequence ATGGTGTACAGCAGAAAAAAGATCTATAATCCAAACTCTAACGAGAGCGTAAATGAAAGAAAGATTTTCGGTGGAGATCCTACGGGAATATTTGAACTTAACAAAATAAAGTATCAGTGGGCATATAATCTTTGGGAGATGATGCTAGCAAACACCTGGTTTCCCAAAGAGGTTGATATGACAGGTGATGCAAGAGATTATAAGCTTTTAACAGATGCGGAAAAACTGGCTTATGACAAAGTTTTAGCACAGCTTATATTTATGGACTCTTTACAGACTAATAACCTAATAGACAATATAAACCCTTATATTACAGCTCCAGAGATAAATCTAATATTGGTTAGGCAAGCTTTTGAGGAGGCTCTTCATAGTCAAAGCTATGCCGTGATGGTTGACAGTATAAGCCAAAATACCGATGAGATTTATGAGCTTTGGAGAGAAGATTTAAAATTAAAACAAAAAAATGACTATATAGCTGAAGTATATGAAGAACTGGCACAAAATCCAAGCGATGAAAATATCGTTAAAGCAATGTTTGCAAATCAGATATTAGAAGGAATCTACTTTTATAGCGGCTTTACTTATATGTATACTTTAGCTAGAAGCGGTAAAATGCTGGGTTCTGCTCAGATGATAAGATTTATTCAGCGTGATGAAGTAACACATCTTTTAATTTTTCAAAATATGATTAACACTGTAAAAAAAGAGAGACCAGAACTCTTTACAAAAAAACTTATTGATGATGTATATAAGATGTTTGAAGGAGCAGTTGAACTTGAGAGCAGCTGGGGTAAATATATAACTCAGGGACAGATATTGGGATTAACCGACGAACTTATCGAGCAGTATATAAAATATTTGGCTGATGATAGGTTACAGCGTGTAGGGCTTGATCCTATGTATAACGTAGAGCATCCAATAAAATGGGTAGACGATTTTTCAAAATTTAATGAGCAAAAAACCAATTTTTTTGAAGGAAATGTAACTAACTATAGTAAAGGGAGCTTAAGCTTTGATGACTTCTAA
- a CDS encoding carbon-nitrogen hydrolase family protein translates to MTSKKYLCALQFKTEENFEKNLSTLKKLFSKTPKECIAVAPEVCLTGFAYDRFEEAADFGKRALEELLEISENKILVFTMIEKINEKFYNVAKVLYRGKVVYEQPKVKLFKFGGETDYFSSGSMDDIEIFEIDGLKIGLLICFELRFLEIWQKLKGADIILVPAMWGKLRKRHFEQFTETLALMNQCFLVASDSANDDMAKSSAIIDPFGVPYRDDRKALLCKECDFGDIKKMRRYMDIGL, encoded by the coding sequence ATGACTTCTAAAAAATATTTGTGTGCCCTGCAGTTTAAAACCGAAGAAAATTTTGAAAAAAATCTATCTACGCTTAAAAAACTTTTTTCAAAAACACCAAAAGAGTGTATAGCCGTTGCGCCAGAAGTTTGTCTTACGGGCTTTGCCTATGATAGATTTGAAGAGGCGGCCGATTTTGGAAAAAGGGCGCTTGAAGAGTTGCTGGAAATTTCTGAAAATAAAATATTAGTTTTTACAATGATTGAAAAGATAAATGAAAAATTTTACAATGTGGCGAAAGTTCTTTATAGAGGCAAAGTGGTTTATGAACAGCCAAAAGTAAAACTTTTCAAGTTTGGCGGTGAAACGGACTACTTTAGTTCCGGAAGTATGGATGATATAGAGATTTTTGAGATAGATGGGCTAAAAATAGGCCTTCTTATCTGTTTTGAGCTTAGATTTTTAGAAATCTGGCAAAAACTGAAGGGCGCAGATATTATTTTAGTTCCTGCGATGTGGGGAAAACTTAGAAAAAGACATTTTGAGCAGTTTACAGAGACTCTTGCTTTGATGAATCAATGCTTTTTGGTAGCAAGTGACAGTGCTAATGATGATATGGCAAAAAGTAGTGCCATAATAGACCCTTTTGGAGTACCATATAGAGACGACAGAAAGGCTCTGTTGTGCAAAGAGTGCGATTTTGGAGATATCAAGAAGATGAGAAGATATATGGATATAGGTTTATGA